The proteins below come from a single Peromyscus maniculatus bairdii isolate BWxNUB_F1_BW_parent chromosome 13, HU_Pman_BW_mat_3.1, whole genome shotgun sequence genomic window:
- the Stk11ip gene encoding serine/threonine-protein kinase 11-interacting protein, which produces MTTAPRDSVVWKLAGLLRDSGDAVLSGCSTLSLVTGTLQQLNRVFELYLGPWGPGQTGFVALPSHPADSPAILQLQFLFDVLQKTLSLKLVHIPGVGLPGPIKIFPFKSLRQLELRGVPIQSLRGLRSIYSQLESLVCSRSIQALEELLSACGGDLCSALPWLALLSADFSYNGLTNLDSSLRLLSALRFLNLSHNHIEDCKGFLMDLSELYHLDISYNHLHLVPRVGPSGAALGILILRANELRSLQGLEQLRNLRHLDVAYNLLEGHTELSPLWLLAELRKLYLEGNPLWFHPAHRAATAQYLSPRARDAAHGFLLDGEALSLEDLQASESSGLGSVAQPPPSVPVGSTTETSGGPELSDSLSSGGVVAQAPLRKVKSRVRVRRASISEPSDTDPELRTTGQDPSPAGCFAQQHRQLELLNSFRERFGCDWLQYRSHLEAAGSPPLAATKTPALSSPPVDAQGLETASSPPATGGAEDTKESPETVSEEGRVEPEPHEEEREERDKEEGSREDLEEEEEEQEQKEVEAELCRPMLVCPLQGLEGVQGKECFLRVTSAHLSEVELRAARTLERLELQSLVAAELEPEPEMPRERGPEGSGPHPGAPVLVLRFAYICPDRRLRRYAVLEPEAHEAIQELLAVLAPFTSVKKEQQSAGPRFQCLRCSCEFKPEVPRLGPESEEGWKPLFQNPESPVVCPNCGSDHVVLLAVSGEIPNREQTQGDKPPDSSGVPDPVCDLANYSGHPSGSDGTPPQTSIAHGRSSWSLSPTPERSGLRSVDHRLRLFLDVEVFSDSEEEFQCCIKVPVVLAGHTGESLCLVVVSDHRLYLLKVTGAICGPPANWLQPSLAIPLQELSGMELGLAGQSLRLEWAAGTGSCVLLPRDARHCRAFLEELTGVLQSLPRTQRNCVSATEEEVTPQHRLWPLLAQDTSAEAPQFFYLRAFLTEGSSTRPVSLFLTLSTLYLLDEDLAWSQAESPLPVVSGEASEQAPPLEPGPPMQVREQQPLSSLSSVQLYRTSPLDLRLIFYDEVSRLESFWALRVVCGEQLTALLAWIREPWEELFSIGLRTVTQEALDLDR; this is translated from the exons ATGACGACCGCGCCGCGGGACTCAGTAGTGTGGAAGCTCGCGGGGCTGTTGCGGGACTCGG GGGACGCAGTTCTCTCTGGCTGTAGCACACTGAGCCTGGTAACAGGCACACTGCAGCAGCTGAACAGAGTGTTTGAACTGTACCTGGGGCCATGGGGCCCTGGCCAGACGGGCTTTGTGGCTCTTCCCTCCCATCCTGCCGACTCACCCGCCATCCTCCAGCTTCAGTTCCTCTTCGACGTGCTGCAGAAAACGCTTTCACTCAAG CTGGTACACATCCCTGGTGTTGGCCTTCCAGGGCCCATCAAGATTTTCCCCTTCAAGTCCCTGCGGCAGCTGGAG CTTCGAGGAGTCCCCATCCAGAGCCTGCGTGGCCTCCGTAGCATCTACTCACAGCTAGAGTCTCTGGTTTGTAGCAGGAGCATCCAGGCACTAGAG GAGCTCTTGTCGGCCTGCGGTGGCGACCTCTGCTCTGCCCTTCCCTGGCTCGCTTTGCTTTCTGCGGACTTCAGCTACAATGGACTCACCAACTTAGACAGCTCCCTG CGGCTCCTGTCAGCTCTTCGCTTCCTCAACCTGAGCCACAATCATATCGAGGACTGCAAAGGCTTCCTGATG GATTTATCCGAGCTGTACCATCTGGACATCTCCTATAACCACCTGCACTTGGTGCCCAGAGTCGGGCCTTCAGGGGCTGCCCTGGGGATTTTGATCCTGCGAGCCAATGAGCTTCGGAGCCTTCAGG GCCTGGAGCAGCTGAGGAACCTGCGGCACCTCGATGTGGCCTACAACCTCCTAGAAGGACACACGGAGCTGTcaccactgtggctgctggctgagCTCCGTAAG CTCTATCTGGAAGGCAACCCCTTGTGGTTCCACCCGGCACACCGTGCGGCCACTGCTCAGTACCTGTCACCTCGGGCCAGAGACGCTGCTCATGGA TTCTTGCTGGATGGCGAGGCTTTGTCACTGGAGGATCTTCAG GCTTCAGAATCTTCAGGGCTTGGTTCCGTGGCCCAACCTCCTCCGTCCGTGCCAGTGGGGAGTACCACTGAGACCTCAGGTGGCCCCGAGCTGAGTGATAGCCTCTCCTCTGGGGGCGTTGTGGCCCAGGCCCCGCTTCGTAAGGTTAAG AGCCGAGTCCGCGTGAGGCGGGCTAGCATCTCTGAACCCAGTGACACAGACCCGGAGCTCCGAACAACAGGGCAGGATCCCTCCCCAGCTG GATGCTTTGCGCAACAGCACCGGCAACTGGAGCTGCTGAACAGCTTCCGGGAGCGGTTTGGCTGTGACTGGCTGCAGTACCGGAGCCACCTGGAGGCCGCGGGGAGCCCCCCTCTGGCCGCCACCAAGACTCCCGCCCTTAGCAGCCCTCCTGTGGACGCCCAGGGCCTGGAGACTGCAAGCAGCCCTCCGGCCACAGGGGGAGCGGAAGACACTAAGGAATCGCCAGAGACGGTGTCAGAGGAGGGCAGGGTGGAACCAGAGCCCCacgaagaagagagggaggagagagataaAGAAGAGGGGTCGAGAGAggacctggaggaggaggaggaggagcaggagcagaaggAAGTGGAAG CGGAGCTCTGTCGCCCCATGCTGGTGTGTCCCCTGCAAGGGCTTGAGGGCGTGCAGGGCAAGGAATGCTTTCTCCGAGTCACGTCTGCCCACTTGTCCGAGGTGGAGCTGCGAGCAGCTCGGACCCTGGAGCGGCTGGAGCTGCAGAGCCTGGTGGCAGCGGAGCTAGAGCCCGAGCCCGAGATGCCAAGAGAACGGGGGCCTGAG GGCTCAGGTCCACACCCTGGGGCTCCGGTTCTTGTTCTGCGCTTTGCCTACATTTGTCCTGATCGGCGGTTACGTCGCTATGCAGTGCTGGAGCCAGAGGCCCACGAGGCCATCCAG GAGTTGCTCGCTGTGCTGGCCCCGTTCACCAGTGTGAAGAAGGAGCAGCAGTCTGCGGGGCCCAGATTCCAGTGTCTGCGCTGcagctgtgagttcaagccagagGTGCCCCGGTTGGGACCCGAGAGTGAGGaaggctggaagcctctgtttCAAAATCCAG aATCTCCTGTTGTATGTCCAAACTGTGGGAGTGACCATGTGGTTCTCTTGGCCGTGTCTGGGGAAATCCCCAATAGAGAGCAGACCCAGGGAGACAAACCACCAGATTCCTCTGGGGTCCCTGACCCTGTCTGTGACCTTGCTAACTACAGCGGCCACCCCAGCGGGTCTGATGGCACCCCACCTCAGACATCCATAGCCCATGGCCGTAGCAGCTGGAGCCTCAGCCCAA CTCCTGAACGCTCTGGTCTTCGCTCTGTGGACCACCGACTCCGGCTCTTCCTGGATGTTGAGGTGTTCAGTGACTCTGAGGAGGAGTTCCAGTGCTGTATCAAG GTGCCAGTGGTGTTAGCAGGCCACACGGGGGAGTCTCTGTGCCTTGTGGTCGTCTCTGACCACAGGCTTTACCTGTTGAAGGTGACAGGGGCCATTTG CGGGCCTCCTGCTAACTGgctccagcccagcctggccatCCCTCTGCAGGAGCTGAGTGGCATGGAGCTTGGCCTCGCAGGCCAGAGCCTTCGCCTAGAGTGGGCAGCTGGGACAGGCAGCTGCGTACTGCTGCCCCGAGATGCCAGGCATTGCCGCGCCTTCCTTGAGGAGCTCACTG GTGTCTTGCAGTCTTTGCCTCGCACCCAGAGGAACTGCGTCAGTGCCACGGAGGAGGAGGTGACCCCGCAGCACCGGCTCTG GCCATTGCTGGCACAAGATACTTCCGCAGAGGCTCCCCAGTTCTTCTACCTTCGGGCCTTCCTGACTGAAG gcTCCTCTACCCGCCCCGTGTCCCTGTTCCTGACACTGTCCACACTGTACCTCTTAGATGAAGACCTCGCGTGGTCCCAGGCGGAATCCCCCCTTCCAGTGGTGTCTGGGGAAGCCTCTGAGCAGGCCCCTCCTCTGGAGCCTGGCCCTCCCATGCAGGTCAGGGAGCAGCAGCCGCTCAGCAGTCTGAGCTCCGTGCAGCTGTACCGCACAAGCCCTTTGGACTTGCGGCTCATCTTCTATGACGAA